Sequence from the Nocardia brasiliensis genome:
CGGGTTCGCCACGGAAGGCGCCGCGCGAGCCGATGTTCACGATGCGGCCCGCGATCCCTTTGTCGATCATGTGCCTCGCTACGAGATACGACACATTGGCCGTGCCGAACAGGTTGACGTCCAACGTTTCCCGCCAGGCCCGCTGCCACTCGGCATAGTCGGTATCGAGCACCGGCTGCGCGATGTTCACCGCCGCATTGTTGACCAGCACGTCGATCGCCCCGAGCCCCTCGATGGCCGCGTCGACGAACCCCGCCACCGCCTCCGGCGAACGCACATCCCCGCCGACAAGCACGTGTCCGCTCCCCGGCAACTGTTCCAGCGTCTCCGCCGCATCGTCACGCCTGGACGAATAGTGCACCGCCACCCGGTCGCCGCCCGCCGCGAACGCCACCGCGACAGCCCGCCCGATCCCCCGCGAAGCCCCCGTAACCAACACACCTCTACTCACCACCCCACCAAGCCTGCCATCCCGCCGCACAGTGGTCCCCACGGAGTGGTGCATCTCCTCGGCGCTCTGGCACGGCGAATGCCGCGCGAACGGTGCCCAGCGTTGACGCCTCGGCGTAACAGATCCGCCGGGCGAGACGGCGTGCACCGAACCCGAGGACTGCCGGTTGCCCACGCACGCAAAGAGTGACCCACCAGGCCGTCTCAGCCGCAGTCCGCGTCCAGGAGAAGATCATTGGTGAAATGCACTAGTGGAGCGGGGATCTCCTGGCAAATGCGCTAGTGACGTAGGACACGTTGGGTGGCAACGTGACTTAGCGTGGCAAGAGCGACACGGCGTCTCGGACAGTCGAAACAGCAGGGGCGGGGGCGCGGTACGCGCCGAAATGGTTGGGCCGCAATGGTCGTGATGACGGTAGTCGCCGCCGGTCTGCTCCCGGCGGGTTCGGCGACGGCTGAGCAGCCGCCCGCGTCGGCGGCTACCGATCGG
This genomic interval carries:
- a CDS encoding SDR family NAD(P)-dependent oxidoreductase produces the protein MSRGVLVTGASRGIGRAVAVAFAAGGDRVAVHYSSRRDDAAETLEQLPGSGHVLVGGDVRSPEAVAGFVDAAIEGLGAIDVLVNNAAVNIAQPVLDTDYAEWQRAWRETLDVNLFGTANVSYLVARHMIDKGIAGRIVNIGSRGAFRGEPEYTAYGATKAGVHALGQSLAVELAPHGIAVASVAPGFVATERVAHRVTDDVRAQSPFGRVAEPAEIASAVRYLASPEATWTSGSVLNVNGASYLH